Within Candidatus Dependentiae bacterium, the genomic segment TCATTGTTTTGATCACTCATAAGCATCCTTTTTTATAAAAACCATCATGTTTATATCAATTTAGAATGCTACTCGAAATACGAGCCAAGCTCCACTTTTGCCTTAATTTAAAAAACATAGTAGGATTGAAAAATGAAAAGAATGTATTTATTGAATTACAAAACGGTGAACATGAATTTTTTAAACTATAAAAATAGTATTTCAAATATTACGTTGTCCATTTTTTTAAGCGCTGCGCTTTTTCATTCTAATGCAACATATTCAATGGATTTTCAAGATGATGAGTTTGATTTTCTTTGCAACTCAATTTCATCTGATGATCTTGCAACGTTGCGATCATGCGAACCTGGCGAAGCTGCAACTATTTTAAGCATTTTAAATCTTGTCAAATTTCCACAAATCTTAAATCAAGATTTTTATATCAAAACATCTGTTCCGGTAAACAGAAACTTAATAAATTATCCAAGCTTTCAAATTTGCACTTATCAACAGCCAATACCTGATCATCTTTTTACTTTCCATGCTTTTTATAATCAAACATGCCAAAAAGCTTTTACATGCAATGAACCTCACAAACCAGGCACTAAAATTGGATCTTACTTAAACATTCAAAATGCTGATTACATTGCCGCACTTAACTCTGCATTCGAAATACTTCCGCCAGAATTTTCAAAAGTTAAAAACTTAAATTTTCCAGATGTATTCAGACTTATGTCTCGTGGACGACTTGAAGAAAGAAGACTTGGAATAATGAACCATTATTACCAACAGCTCAGCGAAAAAGCATACTTTGAAGCAAAGATTCCATTTTTCTGGATGGTGAGAAATCTAAACTTTACTCCTTTAGAAAAAGATCAAATCAGAGAGCAATTTTCAGCGTTCGAAGGATCAACGTTTGATTTAGATGAGTTTGCAAAAAAACATTTAATTTTTGACGCACTCGGAAGCGGAACTCTTGAGCTAAGCCTTTGTAAAAAAGTTTTTGAAAGACCTGAGTGGAGCTTTGATGTTGGAGGATCTTTATATCTACCAACAGACTGTCAATTTGCTCGTGGGCTATACGGGACATACATTGAACCCCACAATGATCAACCCGTCTTTAATGTTTGCGATCTGATAACAATAACTCCAACTATTGGTTTTGCTCCAAATGGAAAAGAAGAGCTGTTAAATTATGTCACGAACGCAATTGATCAACTATCATCAATCCTTTTACAATGCCCACTTGGATACCAGCAGTCTTTAGGTATAGGACTAAAATTAGCGCCATATTGGACAATTCATGAGGGACTACAGTTCAATGGGATTTATATTCTTGAACTTTTCTTACCGCATGATCAAAAAAGATTTTTCATTCCAAATCAAACCGAGGCTCCTTTCTCTGAAATATTTGCCGAATCAACTTTATCCGACACCGATAAGCTCGCACTTCTTGAAGCGACATTAACAGACCGCCTTTTCCCTTTAGTTTTTCCAGCCAAAGTACTTCCTGGATTTATTATTGATTCAACATCCTGCCTACAAAAATCATATAAAGGATGGGATTTTTCTCTTGGATATAATGGTTGGTATCAATATCAAGAACAGTTCCTATCTATCAAATGTCCAAGCGTTAAATTTATGGAAACATTAAACATTGCAAAATCAGTAACACCTGAATCATGGTCTATTAAATTATTTGGCAAAGTACATCGCCTTTTTACAGGGCCACGTCACGATATGTCACTTGCTCTTTTTACAGATATAACCGTTTATAATAATTCACTCGGTAACGATTTTACCGTTGGCCTAAGTTATGATATAAAATTTTAATATACGAAATGGACAAAATCTATGAAAAATAAATTAATTTTAGCTCTCATTTTATGCCCATTATTTTCATTTACATCACATAAACTTTCAAGTCCATTCTTAAAAGCTGCTGACAATGCAGGAATGTTTAATGATCCTGTGTACAGAATCTTAATGGTTAGAAAAACAATAAAAGAATTTATTACGGGAAAACTTATTTGGAAAGGATTGGAATGCAACCTTCCTATCGTCGACGATCAATCGAATTCTTTACACGCCTCTGTTAATGTCATTTTAAAGCGTCCTGAGCTTATTTTTGGCGCCACTTTTGTCATAGTTTCACCAGATCATGAACACTTATTTGATCTTGTCGCGCCATCACAGCAAGCTGCTGTTTCACTTTTTATCCAAGACGTAAAAAGCAAATCTTTAATTAATCGATATGTAGAAGTTGATTATCATGCTGTACCAACAGGCACGTATGCTCTTCATCCAATAACAGGAAACAGGCTTCCTTTGTTTATATCTGATTACTCTCTTGAAGGCTTTGACACAAGAACGACAAATTCTCATATGGCAATTCCAGCACATGATATAAAAGATTTCACCTTTGCACACCAACACAACTTAGAAATAAAACAAGTCTTAACATCTCCAGATGAAGGAAAAGCTTCAAGTCCTCAAATAGATAAACACTCTGGACAACTTACCTCTGCCTACACTTCAGAATTTGAAGATTCTATTGTTATAAATAGTGGATTTATAAATGGACCAATTGTTGGAGCTGCTGATAAAATAATTGCATCATTTAGCCAATCTAAATTAGGTACAGCTTATAGCAAAAATGTTTTATATGATCTTCAATCAAAACTGTATTCTGTAAGTGATTTGCAAACAATTGAAGCGGCATTACAACAAGAACATAAAAATTTATCTCAACAACAAAAAGATGCTTTATCTATTGCTATGATACAAGTTCAGTCAGATTTCTTGGGACTTGTTGAGCATTTTCTTGCAAGCGCTAAAGAAACAAAAGAACTTATGGCAGAGCTTATCGAAGAATCATGTACACTTCGTAAAAATAATGATTGCTACTTGTTACAATGGACTAGACTAAAAACGTCACAACCAGAACGAGTTGTTTTCAAAAGAGACATTAAAACATTTAACACATTTGTAAAATTTTGCACAGACCTTTTCGACTTCCTTGGTGATTTTGCAGCAAGCTGTCCAAAAGCTTTAGAATATTTAAGAAACTTAAGAAAATAAATGACCTCCCCTCAAAAAGATCAATTAACTGGAATTATTGACCGGTTTCTGTTTCAAAATGCAGAAACCGGTTTTACTATATTTATTCTACAAGCAAAAAAACAGGATGACGCTACGGTTACTGGAACTTTTGCAAATATTCAAGTCGGACAAGAAATTCACATTGAAGGAGCCTGGAACTTTCATGCAAAGTTTGGTAAGCAATTTCAAGCAACTACTTATACCACCTCACTTCCAACATCCATTTTAGGAATCAGAAAATACCTTGGCTCTGGATTTATCAAAGGCATTGGAAAAGTATATGCCGAAAAAATCGTTGATCTCTTTGGTGAACAAACTTTAGAGATAATTGACCAAACTCCTGACAAACTATTTCAAGTAAGCGGGGTTGGAAAAAAACGAGTTGAGCAAATTAAACAGTCTTGGACTGATCAAAAATATGTTGCAAAAATTATGGTCTTCTTGCAAGAAAAAGGCGTCACTTCAACCTATGCAACAAAAATTTATAAAAAATATGGCCATGATTCTATTGCAAAACTAACACAAGATCC encodes:
- a CDS encoding helix-hairpin-helix domain-containing protein; amino-acid sequence: MTSPQKDQLTGIIDRFLFQNAETGFTIFILQAKKQDDATVTGTFANIQVGQEIHIEGAWNFHAKFGKQFQATTYTTSLPTSILGIRKYLGSGFIKGIGKVYAEKIVDLFGEQTLEIIDQTPDKLFQVSGVGKKRVEQIKQSWTDQKYVAKIMVFLQEKGVTSTYATKIYKKYGHDSIAKLTQDPYQLTEDIWGIGFKTADKIAQNMGFATGSVQRIQAGVSFT